A single Meles meles chromosome 20, mMelMel3.1 paternal haplotype, whole genome shotgun sequence DNA region contains:
- the B3GNT3 gene encoding N-acetyllactosaminide beta-1,3-N-acetylglucosaminyltransferase 3 isoform X1, whose translation MELELKPRNWALESAPVWEPPRLTRMRCRRCSLTESRLAVALGIFTLLALLLFSLHASPPTFQSLEKPRGSPVALAWPAPPSRPPPSPCLPNTSAAALPSFAGLPQQVQDFLLYKHCRDFLLLQDVRPDKCAQPVFLLLVIKSSPSNYERRELVRHTWGRERLVKGVQLRLIFLVGTAANPLEARKVNRLLAMEAREHGDILQWDFHDSFFNLTLKQVLFLQWQETRCTNASFVLNGDDDVFAHTDNMVSYLQDHDPDHHLFVGQLIRNVGPIRVPWSKYYVPKEVTQDEHYPPYCGGGGFLLSRFTAAALRRAAVTLDLFPIDDVFLGMCLQQEGLEPASHSGIRTVGVHVPSARMSSFDPCLYRELLLVHRFLPYEMLLMWDALSQPNLACGKKLQIF comes from the exons ATGGAATTGGAATTGAAACCCAGGAACTGGGCTCTAGAGTCTGCACCTGTCTGG GAACCGCCCAGGCTGACCAGGATGAGGTGTCGCAGGTGCTCGCTGACCGAATCCCGCCTGGCTGTAGCTCTGGGCATATTCACGCTCCTAGCCCTCCTCCTCTTCAGTCTGCACGCCTCACCACCCACCTTCCAGAGCCTAGAGAAGCCCCGGGGCAGCCCAGTGGCTTTGGCCTGGCCGGCTCCGCCCTCCCGCCCACCGCCCAGCCCCTGCCTGCCCAACACCTCTGCCGCTGCTCTGCCGAGCTTCGCGGGGCTGCCGCAGCAGGTGCAAGACTTCCTGCTGTATAAACACTGCCGCGACTTCCTGCTGCTGCAAGACGTGCGGCCCGACAAGTGCGCACAGCCTGTCTTCCTGCTGCTGGTCATCAAGTCCTCGCCCAGCAATTACGAGCGCCGGGAGCTGGTGCGGCACACCTGGGGCCGCGAGCGCCTGGTGAAGGGCGTCCAGCTGCGCCTCATCTTCCTGGTGGGCACAGCCGCTAACCCCCTGGAGGCGCGCAAGGTCAACCGGCTGCTGGCGATGGAGGCGCGGGAGCACGGTGACATTCTGCAGTGGGACTTCCATGACTCCTTCTTCAACCTCACGCTCAAACAG GTGCTCTTCCTACAATGGCAGGAGACTCGGTGCACCAATGCCAGCTTCGTGCTCAATGGGGACGATGACGTCTTCGCACACACTGACAACATGGTGTCCTACCTGCAGGACCACGATCCTGACCACCACCTCTTTGTGGGGCAGCTGATCCGCAATGTGGGCCCCATCCGGGTTCCCTGGAGCAAGTACTATGTGCCAAAGGAGGTGACCCAGGATGAGCACTACCCACCCTACTGTGGTGGGGGTGGCTTCCTACTGTCCCGTTTCACAGCCGCTGCCCTGCGCCGGGCTGCCGTCACACTGGACCTCTTCCCCATTGACGATGTCTTCCTGGGCATGTGCCTGCAGCAGGAGGGTCTGGAGCCCGCCTCCCACAGTGGGATCCGCACAGTCGGCGTTCACGTCCCCTCGGCCCGCATGTCCTCCTTCGACCCCTGCCTCTACCGGGAACTGCTGCTTGTCCACCGCTTCTTGCCATATGAGATGCTGCTCATGTGGGATGCGCTGAGCCAGCCCAACCTCGCCTGCGGCAAGAAGTTACAGATCTTCTAG
- the B3GNT3 gene encoding N-acetyllactosaminide beta-1,3-N-acetylglucosaminyltransferase 3 isoform X2, with the protein MRCRRCSLTESRLAVALGIFTLLALLLFSLHASPPTFQSLEKPRGSPVALAWPAPPSRPPPSPCLPNTSAAALPSFAGLPQQVQDFLLYKHCRDFLLLQDVRPDKCAQPVFLLLVIKSSPSNYERRELVRHTWGRERLVKGVQLRLIFLVGTAANPLEARKVNRLLAMEAREHGDILQWDFHDSFFNLTLKQVLFLQWQETRCTNASFVLNGDDDVFAHTDNMVSYLQDHDPDHHLFVGQLIRNVGPIRVPWSKYYVPKEVTQDEHYPPYCGGGGFLLSRFTAAALRRAAVTLDLFPIDDVFLGMCLQQEGLEPASHSGIRTVGVHVPSARMSSFDPCLYRELLLVHRFLPYEMLLMWDALSQPNLACGKKLQIF; encoded by the exons ATGAGGTGTCGCAGGTGCTCGCTGACCGAATCCCGCCTGGCTGTAGCTCTGGGCATATTCACGCTCCTAGCCCTCCTCCTCTTCAGTCTGCACGCCTCACCACCCACCTTCCAGAGCCTAGAGAAGCCCCGGGGCAGCCCAGTGGCTTTGGCCTGGCCGGCTCCGCCCTCCCGCCCACCGCCCAGCCCCTGCCTGCCCAACACCTCTGCCGCTGCTCTGCCGAGCTTCGCGGGGCTGCCGCAGCAGGTGCAAGACTTCCTGCTGTATAAACACTGCCGCGACTTCCTGCTGCTGCAAGACGTGCGGCCCGACAAGTGCGCACAGCCTGTCTTCCTGCTGCTGGTCATCAAGTCCTCGCCCAGCAATTACGAGCGCCGGGAGCTGGTGCGGCACACCTGGGGCCGCGAGCGCCTGGTGAAGGGCGTCCAGCTGCGCCTCATCTTCCTGGTGGGCACAGCCGCTAACCCCCTGGAGGCGCGCAAGGTCAACCGGCTGCTGGCGATGGAGGCGCGGGAGCACGGTGACATTCTGCAGTGGGACTTCCATGACTCCTTCTTCAACCTCACGCTCAAACAG GTGCTCTTCCTACAATGGCAGGAGACTCGGTGCACCAATGCCAGCTTCGTGCTCAATGGGGACGATGACGTCTTCGCACACACTGACAACATGGTGTCCTACCTGCAGGACCACGATCCTGACCACCACCTCTTTGTGGGGCAGCTGATCCGCAATGTGGGCCCCATCCGGGTTCCCTGGAGCAAGTACTATGTGCCAAAGGAGGTGACCCAGGATGAGCACTACCCACCCTACTGTGGTGGGGGTGGCTTCCTACTGTCCCGTTTCACAGCCGCTGCCCTGCGCCGGGCTGCCGTCACACTGGACCTCTTCCCCATTGACGATGTCTTCCTGGGCATGTGCCTGCAGCAGGAGGGTCTGGAGCCCGCCTCCCACAGTGGGATCCGCACAGTCGGCGTTCACGTCCCCTCGGCCCGCATGTCCTCCTTCGACCCCTGCCTCTACCGGGAACTGCTGCTTGTCCACCGCTTCTTGCCATATGAGATGCTGCTCATGTGGGATGCGCTGAGCCAGCCCAACCTCGCCTGCGGCAAGAAGTTACAGATCTTCTAG
- the INSL3 gene encoding insulin-like 3: MESRPLTWALVLLGTALALALGTAPAPEAREKLCGHHFVRALVRLCGGPRWSSEDGRRVAGGARELLQWLEGRHLHRLVAEGDPMLVLIPQPLPQGSRHHHRRRAAATNPAHHCCLSGCTRGDLLTLCPH, from the exons ATGGAGTCCCGCCCACTCACCTGGGCGCTGGTGCTGCTGGGCACCGCTCTGGCGCTCGCGCTGGGCACTGCGCCCGCTCCGGAAGCGCGGGAGAAGCTGTGCGGTCACCACTTCGTGCGCGCTCTGGTGCGGCTGTGCGGGGGCCCGCGCTGGTCCTCCGAAGATGGGCGGCGGGTGGCTGGCGGCGCGC GTGAGCTGCTGCAGTGGCTGGAAGGGCGACATCTCCACAGGCTGGTGGCCGAAGGGGACCCCATGCTGGTTCTCATTccacagcccctgccccagggctcTCGCCATCACCACCGCAGGCGGGCAGCCGCCACCAACCCTGCCCACCACTGCTGCCTCAGTGGCTGCACCCGGGGGGACCTGCTGACCCTGTGTCCCCACTGA